A genomic window from Cardiocondyla obscurior isolate alpha-2009 linkage group LG02, Cobs3.1, whole genome shotgun sequence includes:
- the LOC139109461 gene encoding glutathione hydrolase 1 proenzyme isoform X2, protein MIGVRKKLVVLGVAAIILITVFVVIIVVFTVNSDVKCDSKFVSSSKLGRYKKGAVTTNGQECSEIGKDILSRNGSAVDAAIAALLCEGVASLHSMGLGGGFLMTIWDAKNKRADYLDAREVAPSAATENMFDGDADLAMYGGLAVAVPGELMGYWEAYNKYGRLPWHELFEPAIKLCENGSIVNDYLAKYLTEKEPMIKNESTLAEILINPVTNKTWTVGDRIKRPKLAETLRLIAKEGHEVFYNGNITDKLVNEITKFQGIITKRDFQEYRAVWREPVAVKMGNLTIYSAPPPGSGAILLFVMNVLRRMMPINDENVMWQRVVETFKWAYARRTELGDPDFVDGIDSLLVNLTSNDYAEMIKERIKDDQTSQDPEYYGAVLTTTEDSGTAHVSVLAPDGSAVSVTSTVNQVLGAMIRSESTGIIFNDEMDDFSSPNITNGFDLPPSPANFIRPGKRPLSSMCPTIVPCRVPTRYIARYDADAAIILRVYGLRELIEISRLPLKIRTLIQP, encoded by the exons AGTGCGAAAAAAACTGGTTGTATTGGGTGTAGCGGCGATCATACTTATTACCGTTTTCGTGGTAATAATTGTAGTCTTCACGGTCAATTCAGATGTTAAGTGCGATTCAAAGTTCGTTAGTTCTTCTAAACTGGGTCGGTACAAAAag GGAGCCGTGACGACGAACGGGCAGGAATGTTCGGAAATTGGTAAAGATATATTATCGAGAAATGGATCGGCAGTGGACGCGGCGATAGCTGCACTCCTCTGCGAAGGTGTCGCGTCTCTGCACAG CATGGGACTCGGCGGTGGATTTTTAATGACGATATGGGACGCGAAGAACAAAAGGGCGGATTATCTGGATGCGAGGGAGGTCGCTCCTTCGGCCGCAACGGAGAACATGTTCGACGGCGATGCCGATTTGGCCATGTATG GTGGACTGGCAGTTGCAGTGCCTGGCGAGCTCATGGGTTATTGGGAAGCTTATAATAAATACGGGAGATTACCATGGCACGAGTTATTCGAGCCTGCCATTAAGCTGTGCGAGAACGGATCGATCGTCAATGATTACCTCGCTAAGTATCTGACCGAGAAGGAGCCTATGATAAAGAACGAGAGCACTTTAGCTGAAATACTCATAAATCCCGTAACTAACAAAACGTGGACC GTGGGAGATCGAATAAAGAGGCCGAAGCTGGCGGAAACGTTGAGATTGATAGCTAAAGAGGGACACGAGGTATTTTACAACGGCAATATTACAGACAAGCTAGTCAACGAGATAACGAAGTTTCAAGGAATAATTACGAAGCGAGATTTTCAAGAATACAG agCCGTATGGAGAGAACCAGTCGCAGTGAAAATGGGAAACTTAACGATTTATAGTGCTCCGCCACCAGGCTCAGGTGCAATTTTATTGTTCGTGATGAACGTTCTTCGTCGTATGATGCCGATCAACGACGAAAACGTGATGTGGCAGCGCGTAGTAGAAACCTTCAAGTGGGCTTAtgcgagaaggacagagctGGGCGATCCTGATTTCGTCGATGGAATAG ACTCGCTGCTCGTCAATTTAACGTCCAACGATTACGCGGAAATGATAAAGGAGAGGATTAAGGATGACCAAACGAGTCAAGATCCGGAATATTACGGCGCCGTTCTCACGACAACTGAGGATTCTGGAACCGCGCACGTTTCCGTTCTCGCCCCGGATGGTTCCGCCGTTTCCGTTACATCGACCGTCAATCAGGT GCTCGGCGCGATGATACGTTCTGAGTCTACtggaataatatttaacgatgAGATGGACGACTTCAGTTCGCCCAACATCACCAACGGCTTTGACCTGCCACCGTCACCAGCGAACTTTATTCGGCCCGGCAAGCGACCATTGAGTTCGATGTGCCCGACTATAGTG CCGTGCCGAGTCCCGACGAGATACATTGCTCGATATGATGCTGACGcagcaataattttaagagtATATGGTTTACGAGAGTTAATCGAGATCTCCCGCTTGCCATTGAAAATAAGGACGCTCATCCAGccgtag
- the LOC139109461 gene encoding glutathione hydrolase 1 proenzyme isoform X1, whose amino-acid sequence MIGVRKKLVVLGVAAIILITVFVVIIVVFTVNSDVKCDSKFVSSSKLGRYKKGAVTTNGQECSEIGKDILSRNGSAVDAAIAALLCEGVASLHSMGLGGGFLMTIWDAKNKRADYLDAREVAPSAATENMFDGDADLAMYGGLAVAVPGELMGYWEAYNKYGRLPWHELFEPAIKLCENGSIVNDYLAKYLTEKEPMIKNESTLAEILINPVTNKTWTVGDRIKRPKLAETLRLIAKEGHEVFYNGNITDKLVNEITKFQGIITKRDFQEYRAVWREPVAVKMGNLTIYSAPPPGSGAILLFVMNVLRRMMPINDENVMWQRVVETFKWAYARRTELGDPDFVDGIDSLLVNLTSNDYAEMIKERIKDDQTSQDPEYYGAVLTTTEDSGTAHVSVLAPDGSAVSVTSTVNQVLGAMIRSESTGIIFNDEMDDFSSPNITNGFDLPPSPANFIRPGKRPLSSMCPTIVVDHKDKVRLVIGAAGGTKITTGVAIGMLLNLWFGYDIKEAIDARRLHHQLLPMNIQNEKHFCQDTLDFLKKIGHNVTLYSGIGSAITAVSNENGFIFANSDYRRQGTVAGL is encoded by the exons AGTGCGAAAAAAACTGGTTGTATTGGGTGTAGCGGCGATCATACTTATTACCGTTTTCGTGGTAATAATTGTAGTCTTCACGGTCAATTCAGATGTTAAGTGCGATTCAAAGTTCGTTAGTTCTTCTAAACTGGGTCGGTACAAAAag GGAGCCGTGACGACGAACGGGCAGGAATGTTCGGAAATTGGTAAAGATATATTATCGAGAAATGGATCGGCAGTGGACGCGGCGATAGCTGCACTCCTCTGCGAAGGTGTCGCGTCTCTGCACAG CATGGGACTCGGCGGTGGATTTTTAATGACGATATGGGACGCGAAGAACAAAAGGGCGGATTATCTGGATGCGAGGGAGGTCGCTCCTTCGGCCGCAACGGAGAACATGTTCGACGGCGATGCCGATTTGGCCATGTATG GTGGACTGGCAGTTGCAGTGCCTGGCGAGCTCATGGGTTATTGGGAAGCTTATAATAAATACGGGAGATTACCATGGCACGAGTTATTCGAGCCTGCCATTAAGCTGTGCGAGAACGGATCGATCGTCAATGATTACCTCGCTAAGTATCTGACCGAGAAGGAGCCTATGATAAAGAACGAGAGCACTTTAGCTGAAATACTCATAAATCCCGTAACTAACAAAACGTGGACC GTGGGAGATCGAATAAAGAGGCCGAAGCTGGCGGAAACGTTGAGATTGATAGCTAAAGAGGGACACGAGGTATTTTACAACGGCAATATTACAGACAAGCTAGTCAACGAGATAACGAAGTTTCAAGGAATAATTACGAAGCGAGATTTTCAAGAATACAG agCCGTATGGAGAGAACCAGTCGCAGTGAAAATGGGAAACTTAACGATTTATAGTGCTCCGCCACCAGGCTCAGGTGCAATTTTATTGTTCGTGATGAACGTTCTTCGTCGTATGATGCCGATCAACGACGAAAACGTGATGTGGCAGCGCGTAGTAGAAACCTTCAAGTGGGCTTAtgcgagaaggacagagctGGGCGATCCTGATTTCGTCGATGGAATAG ACTCGCTGCTCGTCAATTTAACGTCCAACGATTACGCGGAAATGATAAAGGAGAGGATTAAGGATGACCAAACGAGTCAAGATCCGGAATATTACGGCGCCGTTCTCACGACAACTGAGGATTCTGGAACCGCGCACGTTTCCGTTCTCGCCCCGGATGGTTCCGCCGTTTCCGTTACATCGACCGTCAATCAGGT GCTCGGCGCGATGATACGTTCTGAGTCTACtggaataatatttaacgatgAGATGGACGACTTCAGTTCGCCCAACATCACCAACGGCTTTGACCTGCCACCGTCACCAGCGAACTTTATTCGGCCCGGCAAGCGACCATTGAGTTCGATGTGCCCGACTATAGTG GTTGATCACAAGGACAAAGTGAGATTAGTGATTGGTGCGGCTGGTGGTACAAAGATCACCACCGGCGTGGCGATTGGGATGCTTTTGAATCTCTGGTTTGGTTACGACATAAAGGAAGCGATTGATGCGCGCAGACTTCATCATCAA TTGCTGCCGATGAATATCCAAAACGAGAAACACTTTTGCCAAGACACCTTAgatttcttgaaaaaaattgggCACAATGTCACCTTGTACAGTGGAATTGGAAGCGCGATTACGGCTGTATCTAACGAAAATGGATTTATATTCGCGAACTCAGACTACCGCCGACAAGGAACAGTAGCAggattgtaa